From one Thermomicrobiales bacterium genomic stretch:
- a CDS encoding peptide ABC transporter substrate-binding protein: MSQPEHGFDALREEVLAGKLDRRQVLKRGAMLGLSAPVIAGLLAACGGSEKATSTPAAAATTAPGGEATKPAESSPTAASGATEPAGASPTAAEAKPTEAPVGERGGGGNLRLLYWQAPVILNVHLANGTKDYHACRVCMEPLADWDIEEKPVLFLAAEFPSVENKTLAPDGTWCIWKLREGVKWHDGEDFDADDVVFTYEYVTNTENATTTIGRYQTIKTVEKVDNYTIKVTFKEPTPAWYDPFTTTEGCILPEHIFKDYQGSESRNAPANLKITGTGPFKVREFRPGDVCLYDLFEDYWDPGKPHLDSVEMKGGGDSAGAARAVLQTGEGDWAWNIQVEPSVLAPMEKAGFGKLDALPGGGTERLMINFSDPNTEVDGQKSHFGTPHPIWSDVRARQALAYLCDRGTIAEQLYGKGGVAATNQFDVPAKFTNKELTAEFNIDKAKALLDEMGFKGGDILYQTTINTVRQKTQEIIKQAMESVGFKVQLKSIDSAVYFSTDQGSPDTSGKFNADLEMHTNGSDLYPATWFERYRTDQIAQKENGWAGSNYFRYSNPEYDKMHDQCRVEMDPDKQITLFQAMMKLVTETDAVEVPLVNRTGLSAMSNKIEGRVGSPWAADPPWELRDWTLKG; this comes from the coding sequence GTGAGTCAACCCGAACACGGATTCGACGCGCTCCGCGAGGAGGTTCTCGCGGGTAAGTTGGATCGACGGCAGGTTCTCAAGCGTGGCGCGATGCTCGGCCTGAGCGCGCCGGTGATCGCCGGCTTGCTGGCCGCCTGCGGCGGCAGCGAGAAGGCGACATCAACTCCAGCAGCGGCGGCGACGACCGCGCCGGGCGGCGAGGCGACCAAGCCGGCCGAGAGCAGCCCAACGGCTGCCAGCGGCGCCACTGAACCCGCAGGCGCCAGTCCGACGGCAGCCGAAGCCAAGCCGACCGAAGCGCCCGTCGGCGAGCGTGGTGGCGGCGGGAATCTGCGCCTCCTTTACTGGCAGGCGCCGGTCATCCTCAACGTCCACCTGGCGAATGGCACCAAGGACTACCACGCGTGCCGAGTCTGCATGGAGCCTCTGGCCGACTGGGATATCGAGGAGAAGCCGGTTCTCTTCCTGGCAGCCGAGTTCCCCTCGGTCGAAAACAAGACCCTCGCCCCTGACGGCACCTGGTGCATCTGGAAGCTCCGCGAGGGTGTCAAGTGGCACGATGGCGAAGACTTCGATGCCGACGACGTCGTCTTCACCTACGAGTACGTCACCAACACGGAAAACGCGACAACGACGATCGGCCGCTATCAGACGATCAAGACCGTCGAGAAGGTCGACAACTACACGATCAAGGTGACGTTCAAGGAGCCAACACCGGCCTGGTATGACCCGTTCACGACAACTGAGGGCTGCATCCTGCCGGAGCATATCTTCAAGGACTACCAGGGCTCGGAATCACGCAACGCCCCGGCGAACCTGAAGATCACCGGCACCGGCCCATTCAAGGTGCGGGAGTTCCGACCTGGCGACGTCTGCCTCTACGATCTGTTCGAGGACTACTGGGACCCGGGCAAGCCACACCTCGACTCGGTCGAGATGAAGGGTGGCGGCGACTCGGCCGGCGCTGCGCGGGCGGTGCTGCAGACCGGCGAGGGCGACTGGGCCTGGAACATCCAGGTCGAGCCGTCGGTGCTCGCTCCGATGGAAAAAGCCGGGTTCGGCAAGCTCGACGCGCTGCCGGGTGGCGGCACCGAGCGGCTGATGATCAACTTCTCGGACCCGAACACCGAGGTCGATGGCCAGAAATCGCACTTCGGCACGCCACACCCGATCTGGAGCGACGTGCGGGCGCGTCAGGCGCTCGCCTACCTCTGCGACCGAGGGACGATCGCCGAGCAGCTGTACGGCAAGGGCGGCGTGGCGGCGACGAACCAGTTCGACGTGCCGGCCAAGTTCACCAACAAGGAGCTGACGGCCGAGTTCAACATCGACAAGGCGAAGGCATTGCTCGATGAGATGGGCTTCAAGGGCGGCGACATCCTGTATCAAACGACGATCAACACGGTGCGTCAGAAGACACAGGAGATCATCAAGCAGGCGATGGAGTCGGTCGGGTTCAAGGTCCAGCTGAAGAGCATCGACTCGGCCGTCTACTTCTCGACGGATCAGGGCAGCCCGGACACGTCGGGCAAGTTCAACGCCGACCTTGAGATGCACACCAACGGCTCCGATCTCTATCCCGCAACCTGGTTCGAGCGTTATCGCACTGACCAGATCGCCCAGAAGGAGAACGGCTGGGCCGGATCCAACTACTTCCGCTACTCGAACCCCGAGTACGACAAGATGCACGACCAGTGCCGAGTCGAGATGGATCCGGACAAGCAGATCACGCTGTTCCAGGCCATGATGAAGCTGGTCACCGAGACCGATGCCGTCGAGGTGCCGCTGGTCAACCGGACCGGCCTGTCGGCGATGAGCAACAAGATCGAGGGTCGCGTCGGCTCGCCATGGGCCGCAGACCCGCCGTGGGAGCTCAGAGACTGGACCCTCAAGGGCTAA
- a CDS encoding peptide ABC transporter substrate-binding protein yields the protein MSDSSNGFDRLEADVLAGRLDRRQVLKRGAMLGLSAPVIAGLLAACGGSSEKATSTPAAVATKPAGGEATKPAEATKPAASSPTAAAASPTVAEAKPTEAPVGERGGGGNLRLLYWQAPVILNVHLANGTKDYHACRICMEPLADFDSELEPVLFLASEYPSVANKTLDPDGKWCIWKLREDVKWHDGEAFDADDVVFTFQYITNGENAATTIGRYKTVDTVEKVDNYTIKVNFKESTPAWYDPFTTTEGCILPEHIYKDFQGSESRNAPANLKITGTGPFKVREFRPGDVCLYDIFEDYWDPGKPHLDSVEMKGGGDSVGAARAVLQSGEADWAWNLQVEPSVLNPMEAAGIGTVSALPGGGTERLMMNFSDPRTEVDGQFSHFGTPHPAWSDVRARQALAYLCDRATIAEQLYGKGGLAATNQYDEPAKFTNKELTAEFNIDKAKALLGEMGFTGAEILYQTSINSVRQKTQEIIKQAMESVGFKVQLKSVDAAVYFSTDAGNPDTAGKFYADLEMHTNGSGIYPAQWFERYRGDRISQKENGWTGSNAFRYSNPEFDKMHDQCRIEMDPDKQVTLFQAMMKLVTETDVVEVPLVNRTGLSAKGNKIEGYIGSPWAATPPWELKHWTLKG from the coding sequence ATGAGCGATTCATCGAATGGGTTCGATCGGCTAGAGGCCGACGTGCTGGCCGGCCGTCTGGATCGGCGGCAGGTCCTCAAGCGTGGGGCGATGCTCGGCTTGAGCGCGCCGGTGATTGCGGGACTGCTGGCTGCCTGTGGAGGCAGCAGCGAGAAGGCGACGTCGACGCCAGCGGCGGTGGCGACGAAGCCGGCCGGTGGTGAGGCGACGAAGCCGGCGGAAGCGACCAAGCCGGCCGCGAGCAGCCCGACGGCGGCCGCAGCCAGCCCGACGGTAGCCGAAGCCAAGCCGACCGAAGCGCCCGTCGGCGAGCGTGGTGGCGGCGGGAATCTGCGCCTCCTTTACTGGCAGGCGCCGGTCATCCTCAACGTCCACCTGGCGAATGGCACCAAGGACTACCACGCCTGCCGCATCTGCATGGAGCCTCTGGCCGACTTCGATAGCGAGCTGGAGCCGGTTCTGTTTCTGGCGAGCGAATACCCCTCGGTTGCGAACAAGACGCTGGACCCGGATGGCAAGTGGTGCATCTGGAAGCTCCGCGAAGATGTCAAGTGGCACGATGGCGAAGCTTTCGACGCCGATGACGTCGTCTTCACCTTCCAGTACATCACCAACGGGGAGAATGCCGCGACCACGATCGGCCGCTACAAGACAGTCGATACTGTCGAAAAAGTCGACAACTACACGATCAAGGTGAACTTCAAGGAGTCAACGCCCGCGTGGTACGACCCGTTTACCACCACCGAGGGTTGTATCCTGCCGGAACATATCTACAAGGACTTCCAGGGCTCGGAATCGCGCAACGCCCCGGCGAACCTGAAGATCACCGGCACCGGCCCATTCAAGGTGCGGGAGTTCCGACCCGGCGACGTCTGCCTCTACGATATCTTCGAAGACTATTGGGACCCGGGCAAGCCGCACCTTGACTCGGTCGAGATGAAGGGCGGCGGCGATTCAGTCGGCGCTGCGCGGGCTGTGCTCCAGTCGGGTGAGGCGGACTGGGCCTGGAACCTGCAGGTCGAGCCGTCCGTGCTCAACCCGATGGAGGCGGCCGGCATTGGCACGGTCTCAGCACTGCCGGGCGGCGGCACCGAGCGGTTGATGATGAACTTCTCCGATCCGCGTACCGAGGTCGATGGACAGTTCTCGCACTTCGGCACGCCGCACCCGGCCTGGAGTGACGTGCGGGCGCGTCAGGCGCTCGCCTATCTCTGCGATCGCGCGACGATCGCAGAGCAGCTCTATGGCAAAGGCGGCCTCGCCGCGACGAACCAGTACGACGAGCCGGCCAAGTTCACCAACAAGGAGCTGACGGCCGAGTTCAACATCGACAAGGCCAAAGCGCTCCTCGGTGAGATGGGCTTCACCGGCGCTGAGATCCTCTACCAGACATCGATCAACTCCGTACGCCAGAAGACACAGGAGATCATCAAGCAGGCGATGGAGTCGGTCGGATTCAAGGTCCAGCTGAAGAGCGTTGACGCGGCGGTCTATTTCTCGACCGATGCCGGAAACCCGGACACGGCCGGTAAGTTCTACGCCGACCTGGAGATGCACACCAACGGGTCTGGAATCTACCCAGCCCAGTGGTTCGAGCGTTATCGCGGCGACCGGATCTCCCAGAAGGAAAATGGCTGGACGGGCAGCAATGCGTTCCGCTACTCGAACCCCGAATTCGACAAGATGCACGATCAGTGCCGGATCGAGATGGACCCCGACAAGCAGGTGACGCTGTTCCAGGCCATGATGAAGCTGGTCACCGAGACCGATGTCGTCGAGGTGCCGCTGGTCAATCGAACCGGTCTGTCGGCGAAGGGCAACAAGATCGAAGGCTACATCGGGTCGCCGTGGGCAGCGACTCCGCCCTGGGAGCTCAAGCACTGGACGCTTAAGGGCTAG
- a CDS encoding peptide ABC transporter substrate-binding protein — protein sequence MSDSSNGFDRLEADVLAGRLDRRQVLKRGAMLGLSAPVIAGLLAACGGSSEKATSTPAAVATKPAGGEATKPAEATKPPASSPTAAAASPTAAEAKPTETQQAVGPAGGGGQLRLLWWQAPTIMNPHLSTGTKDFDASRVVYEPLADFDSDGNGLPSLAVEMPTLENGGVSKDGLSVTWKLRKGVKWHDGTPFTADDVVFTWQYASDKATAAVTIGNFANVDKVESVDETTVKIIFKQQNPAWFDVFTGPNGMILPKHVFGDYVGEKSRDAAANLKPIGTGPFKIREFRPGDVAMYDIFEDYWDAGKPFFDSVELKGGGDAQGAARAVLQSNEGDWAWNVQAEPSILNQMAQGGVGIIVSNPGSSAERIMINFADPNTEVDGARSEPSTQHPIFKSKDARNAIALSIQRDVIAKQLYGEGSSAELGKASSNNLNAPGRLVSPNTTWEYNIDKAKQLLANVPEAAGYKLLYQTSINSVRQKTQEIVKQSLEQVGFVVELKSVDSAVYFASDAGNPDTYPHFYADLEMYTNGPSSPYPISWAERFRSDEIAAKANSWAGTNITRYNNPEFDKLHDQARVEMDPAKQVDLFVAMNDMSVNDFVEVPIVHRAGVACASKTLAGYKGTMWSSDLYDLKNWKRQS from the coding sequence ATGAGCGATTCATCGAATGGGTTCGATCGGCTAGAGGCCGACGTGCTGGCCGGCCGTCTGGATCGGCGGCAGGTCCTCAAGCGTGGGGCGATGCTCGGTCTGAGCGCGCCGGTGATTGCGGGACTGCTGGCTGCCTGTGGAGGCAGCAGCGAGAAGGCGACGTCGACGCCAGCGGCGGTGGCGACGAAGCCGGCCGGTGGTGAGGCGACGAAGCCGGCGGAAGCGACCAAGCCGCCCGCGAGCAGCCCGACGGCGGCCGCAGCCAGCCCGACGGCAGCCGAAGCCAAGCCGACCGAGACCCAGCAAGCGGTTGGTCCAGCCGGCGGCGGCGGCCAACTTCGACTGCTCTGGTGGCAAGCGCCGACGATCATGAATCCCCACCTCTCGACTGGCACCAAAGACTTCGACGCCTCGCGCGTCGTCTACGAGCCGCTGGCCGACTTTGACTCCGATGGCAATGGCCTGCCCTCACTGGCCGTCGAAATGCCCACGCTTGAAAATGGCGGCGTCTCGAAAGACGGCCTTTCCGTGACCTGGAAGTTGCGCAAAGGCGTCAAATGGCACGACGGTACGCCATTCACCGCCGATGACGTCGTCTTCACCTGGCAGTACGCCTCGGACAAGGCAACCGCTGCTGTCACGATCGGCAACTTTGCCAACGTCGACAAAGTCGAATCCGTCGACGAGACGACTGTCAAGATTATCTTCAAGCAGCAGAATCCGGCCTGGTTCGATGTCTTCACCGGCCCGAACGGCATGATCCTGCCGAAGCATGTCTTCGGTGACTACGTTGGCGAGAAATCACGCGACGCCGCGGCGAATCTCAAGCCGATCGGCACTGGCCCGTTCAAGATCCGCGAGTTCCGACCGGGCGATGTCGCAATGTACGACATCTTCGAAGACTACTGGGACGCAGGCAAGCCGTTCTTCGATAGCGTCGAGCTCAAGGGTGGCGGCGACGCGCAAGGCGCGGCTCGAGCCGTTCTACAGTCGAACGAAGGGGACTGGGCCTGGAATGTCCAGGCGGAGCCATCCATCCTGAACCAGATGGCGCAGGGCGGTGTTGGCATTATTGTCTCCAACCCTGGCTCCAGCGCCGAGCGGATCATGATCAACTTCGCCGACCCGAACACAGAGGTCGATGGCGCGCGATCCGAGCCGAGCACTCAACACCCGATCTTCAAGAGCAAGGATGCGCGTAACGCGATCGCGCTCTCGATTCAGCGCGACGTGATCGCCAAGCAGCTCTATGGCGAGGGCTCGAGCGCCGAGCTGGGCAAGGCGTCCTCGAACAACCTCAACGCGCCAGGCCGTCTCGTCTCTCCCAACACGACCTGGGAGTACAACATTGACAAGGCCAAGCAGTTGCTGGCGAATGTGCCGGAGGCTGCCGGCTATAAGCTGCTCTACCAGACCTCGATCAACTCGGTGCGCCAGAAGACGCAGGAGATCGTCAAGCAGTCGCTCGAGCAGGTCGGCTTCGTCGTCGAGCTGAAGAGCGTCGATTCCGCGGTCTACTTCGCGTCCGACGCCGGCAATCCGGACACCTACCCGCACTTCTACGCCGATCTCGAGATGTACACCAACGGTCCGTCCAGCCCGTACCCGATCAGTTGGGCTGAGCGGTTCCGATCCGACGAGATCGCGGCAAAGGCCAACAGTTGGGCGGGCACCAACATCACGCGCTACAACAACCCGGAGTTCGACAAGCTCCACGACCAGGCGCGCGTCGAGATGGATCCGGCCAAGCAGGTCGATCTCTTCGTGGCGATGAACGACATGTCGGTCAACGACTTTGTCGAGGTGCCAATCGTCCACCGGGCCGGCGTCGCTTGCGCGTCGAAGACCCTGGCCGGATACAAGGGGACGATGTGGTCCAGCGACCTCTATGATCTCAAGAACTGGAAGCGCCAGTCCTGA